The Ptychodera flava strain L36383 chromosome 7, AS_Pfla_20210202, whole genome shotgun sequence DNA window TAGTGTCTCACGTTCTGGAATACATAAAGTCAGCCCAGTACTTAAGGCAGTTTAAATAAAACCAATGATTCTGAATCccaacttttgatatgttttgatGGGTACACGTTCACTTTGCATGTTTTgcaataatttgaatattaattacGGTGTTAGGGAAATGCAAGTAAATTCCAACCAGCATATAATTTCAATAATGTAACAAAAATAGATGATCACAAGATGATACCATGACAACGTTGCTATTTTGTTTATAATCAGGTGATCTCTGTGCTTTGTGAAACCTTGGCACCATTTGATGAAGATGGACTCATCCCAGTGTTTGGATTTGGTGACAGCTCCACTAGAGACAAGAGAGTGttccctttcaaaataaatacactTTGCTTCGGAGGCCAAGATGTTCTGCAGACATACAAAGAAGTAACAGCATCCGTCAGACTTGGTGGACCAACAAACTTTGCACCGTTGATAAGACAAGCCACAAACattgtcaaacaaacaaaagcagtaagttttgaaaacatttcaatcATATTTGGTTTCCATAGGTCTTTTGTTTGGGTATAATACAAACTGCATCCATTGTCTGTCTCTTTGTCTTATAAAGTGCATAACCTTGAATACTTGCGTGTATGATTTCAGTCTTTGATGTTGGGAAACGTCATTCACTAGTTGAGTGTGGGATTGTATTCTATGAACACAATGATATCtcaaaatgcaaatgagctacAAACATATCAAATGGCTAATATTCCAAAAAACAAAGGACCTATGTTTAGTTCAGATTCACAGCTTTGTTTGCTCTCTAGATACGTACCTCAATGAAGGTCAAATTATACGTACCTCAATGAAGGTCAGATTTTGTGTAGGtgttttatgtgtttgtgtgttattTGTTCAAATATCTTTTACATAATTAACTCTCAAAGTTTTGCAGGCTGTTGGAGGACCTGATTCACAGTTTTTGAATTATTGTGCCATCTGCAAGTTGGCTTCTTGTGGACAGACAAATAAATACGAAAACATTTTGTGGaagtttttttgtcaatttgctGTTTCTTATTTCATCTTCAGGAACAAAACTTAATTTCAGAAAGTGCTTATTGtacaaacatttttaaatttagtTTGGAGATCCTGATTTCCAGTGACGTTTCTGATcctatatttattttgttttgtcgtTCTGCAAATGAGGCACATCCTAACTATTGTGTATAACTTGCAAACCTTTCAAGGAATCCACATGTGCATATCCAGAGTTAGAAATTATCCAAAAAGGTTGTCATCcctttaaaaattggtaaacatGTTCCGAGAGATACAGCTAAGCTTCCTccattttgttgaaatcttgTTCAAATTTGTAGACATCATCGTATCACAGACATTGTTCCAATTATGAAGAAATAACCAAGATCATtgttttgagaatattttccaTCAAAGATTATTTCCAGTAGGTGTGTGATTGCTTCAAaatttcgtttgttaatttcCAGTGATATTATGATTCAGGTTTGttcaacatatacatgtatacattatgTATACATTATGTAACAAATCGGTAGAAAATTGGTCCCTGTGTGCCGGAGGGGAGCCAATGTTATGACTCTATCAATCTGTGACTGACTCAGTCAGTCTGTCCATTTATCATTCGGTCTGTTGATCAAATTTGTGGAGCTCACAACTCAAACAATTTTGCACCAAATGTGACCAGCTATTGTATGATGAATGTGTAGATGATTATCTACAATTGAGTGGAATCTAATTGATGTGGCTTGCAATgtagaattatgaaaaaaaaattgtatttatgatttttcataaatttcaaaatattccatgaagGACACAGTTATTTCCATGATAATTGGCATAAGTGCTGGTGTGGACAGTGCATTCAATATGTGTTCAAATTAGCGTAACattatcatatttgtatttttgagaactTTTGTGTCATATTTTGTTAAGTTTTCTCTTCTGGAATGACTTGTACAATAGGTCTTGATTTTGATTTTAAGGTTTTAAGGATTCCCTGATTAAGCTGTATCTaaatgatgaagaaattcaaattatgaatattgggcctaattttggtcattttttgtcaaaacatattttcagaACTGCTGGTGTAATAGCTCTCAAAGGTATTTATAGCTTCCTAAGAGTGAATTTAGTTTtgaattgtgaaaattattatgacatttgcatatatgaatttTTATGGCACAGTTTCTCTTTCTTTTGTCAGAAcattatattttttataaagtgatagttcaacagctttcaaatttagTTTACAGCTTTCCTggcatgtttgtttgtcttgtgttttatgcaaatgaaagtgaaatttgctCAACACtttctcatttttgtgaaaaaaagtcaAGATATACCTATTTCAGTTACTGTTTTGGCACCACtatgtttcaactttttttgaacCAGGATCATCAGTGCTCATACCAGCCTTTAGTCTTGAGCTCTTTGTGGATTACTTGGATTTActtttaaaatgcaacattaAGAAACATCAACTGATGAGAATGTGGTGGATAGGTAGGGGTCAATTCAGCTCATTGAATTCTCTTTTGCTGTTTTATTTCTGAAGCTGAATCAGTGGCACAGATTTGTGCCAAATGAATTGCAGATACGCTGCAGACTCCTAGAGCCTGGCAGTAAAATACCTACAGTGTGATAGTAAACACCTGCAGCATGGTAGTAAACACCTGCAGCATGGTAGTaaacacatgcagcatggcagTGAACACCTGCAGCATGGTAGTAAACACCTGCAGCATGGTAGTAAACACCTGCAGCATGGTAGTAAACACCTGCAGCATGGTAGTAAACACCTGCAGCATGGTAGTAAACACCTGCAGCATGGCAGTGACATGCAGCATGGCAGTgaacacatgcagcatggcagtgaacacatgcagcatggcagTAAACACCTGCAGCATGGCAGTAAACACCTGCAGCATGGTAGTAAACACCTGCAGCATGGTAGTAAACACCTGCAGCATGGTAGTAAACACCTGCAGCATGGCAGTGACATGCAGCATGGCAGTgaacacatgcagcatggcagtgaacacatgcagcatggcagTAAACACCTGCAGCATGGCAGTAAACACCTGCAGCATGGTAGTAAACACCTGCAGCATGGCAGTAAACACCTGCAGCATGGTAGTAAACACCTGCAGCATGGTAGTAAACACCTGCAGCATGGTAGTAAACACCTGCAGCATGGCAGTGACATGCAGCATGGCAGTGAACACATGCAGCATGGTAGTAAACACCTGCAGCATGGTAGTAAACACCTGCAGCATGGTAGTAAACACCTGCAGCATGGTAGTAAACACCTGCAGCATGATAGTAAACACCTGCAGCATGGTAGTAAACACCTGCAGCATGATAGTAAACACCTGCAGCATGGTAGTAAACACCTGCAGCATGGTAGTAAACACCTGCAGCATGATAGTAACCTGCAGCATGGCAGTGACATGCAGCATGGCAGTgaacacatgcagcatggcagTAAACACCTGCAGCATGGTAGTAAACACCTGCAGCATGATAGTAACCTGCAGCATGGCAGTGACATGCAGCATGGCAGTAAACACCTGCAGCATGGTAGTAAACACCTGCAGCATGGCAGTAAACACCTGCAGCACGGTAGTAAACACCTGCAGCATGGTAGTAAACACCTGCAGCATGGCAGTGACATGCAGCATGGCAGTAAACACCTGCAGCATGGCAGTAAACACCTGCAGCATGGCAGTAAACACCTGCAGCATGGTAGTAAACACCTGCAGCATGGTAGTAAACACCTGCAGTGTGGGAATACACATCTGCAGCATGGCAGTAGACACCTGCAGTGTTGCACACATTAAGTAGATTGTTGCATCACAGCAGCATGCATCTCTGAGGCCATGACACAATCAATTAGCATCTATCATGTACTTGCTCACTGTActtgtagtctggttccctgacccatttccccggtagagggcgtggggaaatatagggtcacaggtaccggctaatgtaaacatggacgctattgggttaaaataaaacaaactgtgattggatgaaagtaacacttgtaacttttcctcatgtttcttgggtttcgcactttcaggctcacttgacaccaacttcttgtttgtaccacaaagccgtggaggtagaaagaaagacttttcaCCTCAATGATTTAGCCACAGtctcttgatacttttagaacgtcgacatgatgcctggcatttttcacgaaattcggacaccattccacccatcgaaatcaatcgtcgttcacagttccaataAAGtgtgctttcaattagctgtgatatcgcagcagtacttgtggcgtgtatcgaacgtgctctggtcattggggtcacgccacagtcggtgATGACCTCAAGGACTCTAGTGcattcgatacacgccacatccacaagtactgctgcgatatcacagccagccttcaatcacctctatttccccatacttctggattaatcctttcagtttatgttttccgtctcgtgtgccaatgtttttggttcggataccagtgttcgaacataattctgatccagtcgaattttgaccggcgttttcatggtagcagccatatttgttgcagcatgttctgtcaggtgactaacctccgccatcttgaacaaaattctgttcaagatggctacccggtacctgaccctatatttccccacgccctctaccggggaaatgggtcagggaaccagactaactGTACTTGCTCACTGAGAGAATGACCAAGCAGATTTTGAAAACGATAATTTAAATTGTCTCCATGGTCTTGGGTATGTTGACCAGATTAGAACTTGGGAGCAGTTTGTTCTGTAATGTTGTAGATTTTGACAAGCTATTGACAACTCATAAGCCAAGACCCAAACACTGGACAGAGCTAGGTATAGCTGTCACTTTACAGCTCATgaaacagtgtttttgtgtccTTTCCATTGTAGACACACAATAACTTGCAAAAACATGCTTATATCCAAACATTAGGAAGTACATGGTCTACCAAAAACTGTTCATCTGTCATCAGATCATCTTTAACCTACCTTGCTTTGTTCACTTggaattaggaaagtttaaaaGTTGAATTGGAAAATCATGCATTCTTTGAGATTTGTCCAGAATGGAAGCTACAGTGATCCAGGATGGTAGCTACAGTGATCCAATATGGTAGCTACAGTGATGAAATGCAAGTTCTGTCAGCCTTGGTTTAATTTGAAGACAAGCTCTTGAGACTCACTGAACAAATTGCAGAAATGCCGTAGCAATTGATGTACTTAATGGTATTGATCTTGGTTTTTACTAAATAAACATTCATCAGTAAAATAACATTGATATTAACATTGATTATATTAATTGTATAAGTCAGAAATACCACTCATTCTTGTGGTTTTACAATGGAAACCTTACACTTTTGGTCAGAAGCTTGTACACATCACCTTAGCCTCAGAGCCTCATGATACCCACAAACTTACTGACCAAAAGTGTAAGATTTCCATTGTAATCACTCCACCTTGTGTTATGTTGTTGCTACCAAGTTACCAACTCAGTATAAATTCTTTGAACTGTTAAACAACTTTACCTGTTTTCATTTCACAGTATCACATCCTGGTTATCATTGCTGATGGTCATGTGACATCTGAAAAAGCAACCAAGTCTGCCATTGTTGAAGCCTCCCATGTTGCCATGTCAATCATTCTGGTTGGAGTTGGTGATGGACCATGGGATATGATGAGTGACTTCATTGACAGTCTTCCTCGtcgcaaatttgaaaatttccactTTGTTGATTTCCATGCTATTACATCACATGCTGAAAAGCCAGAGACTTCATTTGCACTACATACTTTGATGGACATACCGAATCAATATAAAGAAATTCGAAATTTGGGATATTTAGACTTCTAGTTGGAGTAACTTTAGAAACAAAAAGATTTTTGACACCTGATAGAAGTATTTGGATATTGCAGAACATTGCAAGAGTGTAACTTAATAAAATTAAGCGAACTACtatcaaagaaagaaataaaatgtaTCTATCAAGTTactttgtaatattaaaatgaaGAAGATATTTGACATAACAGTAATGTTGGAACAAAAACAGCAACaaagtaaaatttaatttttcaaatgatgtattgAGGTAGCATTTGTTTTTAAGTTACAGAACAATTAACTACATTGAACAACTAAGTAGAAACTGATAAAGATAAAGATATATCAGATGAAATtatgacttcatttgtcaatgcATAGTGTCAATGACTTTTCAGTGGAGATTCTGCCAAAGATACAACACAAGAGTTACAAGGCATCAGAATTCCCTGCAATAAACTTCATGATTCAGAAATACATGTGTTAAGAACTTAAATTTTGAGGACTAAATGATTGGCTTTTTCTATTTGATGTCACAAACACCGTACAAAGGGAATAACATACTGTATGATATGTTTTTCACAGTCAAGCAATGGCTGATGTCATTTCcttttcattatatttacaaTGTGATTTGTATAATGTGACATCTATTTCTTGAAATGAGAGCAATAGTTTTGCAATGTGATAtgtattttaatgaaatgagaGCAATAGTTTTTGTATAGCagatatttaatttgaaaacaatatagATGATATGATACTGACTTTGATACTTGTGCTTGCAATTTGCAACCTGAGTGCTTATCAATTCCAGACAAGttgtatatttcatgaaatCATTTCAAAGCATCTATACAGATCCTCCTGATAAAGTAGCTGTGCATGGTGCAACATCATATAATGTACTACATGATAACTTTCTTCTGGATCTATTCTTGGAGCTGACTCTGTTTGTATTATGTGTACACAAAAATAACACTTCAAAATTTATTGTTTATCTCTGAGGACATTTTACACTTTCCCTAATATGTATGGCAATTAGTCCCAGATTTTATgccataaaatttaaaattgaaatgaataGTCCGATCACCAGGCTATGGGGTCTGTGTAGATGCTGAAATGAATAGTCTGATCACCAGGCTATGGGGTCTGTGTAGATGCTGAAATGAATAGTCTGATCACCAGGCTATGGGGTCTGTGCTGATGCTGAAATGAATAGTCTGATCACCaagctgggggggggggggggggaactcaCTCTGTGCATCAACTTTTTGGCTCTAGGGCAGACACAGAATTACTGTACCTTTGGaccattttgaaatgatttggTTCAATGTTTGACATAGCAATAACTTTCAGTGGCTTGGCTTGGCTTGGTGGTGATGGACTATTTGCAAGAGTTTCATATCACATATACATACGGCTCTGATAAGATTATCATTGAACATGCACAGGGATCTAGGGGGTCTGGTTAAAGTTACAATTGTCTGTTTTACTGAACAAGTAAATTTGCCATGGAGTCCTTCCTTTATTgtgctttttttctgaaattgtttACAAGCGTTTTCTGACCTGATGCTACTAAATTTTGTCATGATGATTATTATGTATAAGATACCAGTACATCTGTCACATAACTTGCCATGCACAAAATCAGTCCTCAGTGTCTTCCAATACAAATTTTACGATAAGTTTTCCtttgattttatttacaaacagTGTTCCCTTATTAAAtgtttttgccgttttttgaCTCACAGAGTTTTTCCATGATAACCGTCAAGTTCAAATGATGACaagatttacaattgatgagGGCGTGGATTTGGCAGTGAAGTATTTTAGCATCAATTACCTGGTTGGTATACAAAATTGAGAAAGActtgatatttgtaaattttaagttGTGCATTAAAAGTTGGTACCACAGTAATTGCCGTTTGTATGAAATCTCGTTGTCATAATTTCATTGGAGGGATTTGTAGCAAtgaaacatctttgaatttctgaaattttaactAGCAAGTACACTTTATTGTATACACTGTCTGCTGATTGAATGAGAGAGTTAGAAAAAtgataatttgattttgttgaGGTAGTGAAATACTGTAATAGAAAACAGTGTATTTTAAATGGAAACATTGCAATATACTGATTTTGTTAGTGTTTACAGTATAACACCATTACTAGCTGTATCAATATCTTCTGACttcaactgaaataaaaaagtgCAGGCCAAGATGAGAAACAGAAAAGCAGCCAGGCTGATAGAAAAAGAATGCAATTCATAAACAATTCATAAACGTAGCAAAACAGTCTTGACACAAAGTCTTCTCTTGTACCACCATTCATCATTAAATACAATCTAACATATCAATGCCAGTACAtcttttttaaacaaatgttAATGTTTAAGACTGCCTCCTAATCTCATATGATTTTGATATTGAAAACATGCTATATTATAAAATATGtatcaaaacttttttttccaACTATTTGTGAGACATTGCCATTAACTTATGACCATGGGAATGCTGTGTTACTGGCAATAAACCTCCCAGGAGGCCTATAGCTGGTGAGACATAGCCCTACCAAGCAAAGCTAGGCCTATAGCTGGTAAGACATAGCCCTACCAAGCAACGCTAGGCCTGTAGCTGGTCAGACATAGCCCTACCAAGCAAAGCTAGGCCTATAGCTGGTAAGACACAGCCCTACCAAGCAGAGCTAGGCCTATAGCTGGTGAGACATAGCCCTACCAAGCAGAGCTAGGCCTATAGCTGGTAACACACAACCCTACCAAGCAAAGCTAGGCCTATAGCTGGTAAGACACAGCCCTACCAAGCAGAGCTAGGCCTATAGCTGGTAAGACATAGCCCTACCAAGCAACGCTAGGCCTATAGCTGGTCAGACATAGCCCTACCAAGCAAAGCTAGGCCTATAGCTGGTAAGACACAGCCCTACCAAGCAGAGCTAGGCCTATAGCTGGTGAGACATAGCCCTACCAAGCAGAGCTAGGCCTATAGCTGGTAACACACAACCCTACCAAGCAAAGCTAGGCCTATAGCTGGTAAGACATA harbors:
- the LOC139136556 gene encoding uncharacterized protein, with product MAAELLGILIIAVGAYLICNLCRETARRDEQWQMVQQERLAQSMSVSGVEYDGPPAYESLYPGRGPGSMASEINFHGIPFDQFSNIGDVSRALFKAGLESSNLILGIDYTTSNEWQGENSFAGNCLHSLDETRLNPYQQVISVLCETLAPFDEDGLIPVFGFGDSSTRDKRVFPFKINTLCFGGQDVLQTYKEVTASVRLGGPTNFAPLIRQATNIVKQTKAYHILVIIADGHVTSEKATKSAIVEASHVAMSIILVGVGDGPWDMMSDFIDSLPRRKFENFHFVDFHAITSHAEKPETSFALHTLMDIPNQYKEIRNLGYLDF